The DNA segment AGTTGAATTTTACCTGACAGAAAGTATTTCCCTGGCGGGGCAATATAATCTGGGAGCTGTCTATAGCCCCGGTACGGAAGAATATATAACGCCGTACAGTTCGACCAGCATGGATGTGTCGGAACTTCATGGAGGAATATCTTCCGAAGAGCTGATCGTTGCAATCTATTTTTGAAAATGGAAGAGATCAAATAAACCTAGGCTGTGAGTGGGTTGCAAACAGATAGGTAAGCGAGTCAATACATCCATTCTGCCAACATAAAGTCCCCTCTCACATAGGAATTAATAGGCGAGAGGGGATTTAGGGGTGTGTTCTTCGAGTTTCAATCCACTCCCGTAATTGCCCAACAATGCCATCAACATTGCTCTTCACATCAGCATCCCAGAATCGCAATACTGTCAATCCCAACGATTCTAATTTCTCATGTCTGATCCGATCCGCATCCTCTTTTCCATCATGAGAATCACCATCTATCTCAAGGACTAATTTTAACAGGGGACAATAAAAATCTACTACATATTCATCAATCGGTTTCTGTCTGTGAAAATCATATCCTAATAATTGCTTGCCTTTAATTTGCTGCCATAAGAGAATTTCTGACAATGTCATATTCTTCCGCAATGTTCGGGCAATTTGTTTGAGTCTTGGATTATATCGAACCCATCGAGTTTCCATGGACAAGGCTTTATTCACACACCCCTATA comes from the Ignavibacteriales bacterium genome and includes:
- a CDS encoding DUF559 domain-containing protein — translated: MNKALSMETRWVRYNPRLKQIARTLRKNMTLSEILLWQQIKGKQLLGYDFHRQKPIDEYVVDFYCPLLKLVLEIDGDSHDGKEDADRIRHEKLESLGLTVLRFWDADVKSNVDGIVGQLREWIETRRTHP